From the Aerococcus viridans genome, the window TAGACTGGATGCTACTAATATCATCAACCAACCACTAGTCACGGCTATCACGAAAATTGCCCTGGACCACCAGAAAATCCTCGGCGACACACTAGCTGAAATCGCAGGTGAGAAGGCCGGCATCTTGAAAGCAGGTGTGCCCTTGGTATTATATCCGCAAGTTGATGAGGCGAAAAGGGCCATCACTCAACAAGCTGACCGCCTTCAAGTGCCTATACATGAAGTCAAGCCAGGGGATATAGAACCGCTAGCTACCGACGCCCACGGATTACAGTCATTTAAATATAAAGGACGCAAATACACGCTCAACCTACAAGCCCCTTATCAGGTCAATAATGCAGCCCTAGCCATTGAAATTATCCAAGTCTTGAAAGCACAAGGGATTGTCATTTCTGACCAGGCCATTGAAAAAGGACTTGCGACTGTTACTTGGCCAGCCCGCTTTGAAATGGTAGCGTCTGAGCCTACAATCATCATCGACGGGTCTCATAATATGGACGGGATTTCATCCTTAAAAGAGGCGATTTTAACCCATTACCCAGCTTCAAAAGTGGGCAAAAGGGTCGCTATTATGGGCATGTTAGCGGACAAGGACGTGGCACATGTGGTTGAGGTCATTGCCCCCATTTTTCAAAAAATCATTACCGTAACTCCGCATTCAAACCGGGCTTTAGCTGGTGACCAATTGGCAGCTATGATCAAAGCAACTGGAACAGCGGTTGAGGTTGCGGATTCAGACCAAGCAGCTTTAGAAATTGCGGAAGCGGATTTAAAGGAAGACGACCTCTTATGTATATTTGGGTCTTTCTACTTTGTGGGCTATTTAAGGGCCATCATCAAGAATCGGCTATAAGCATGATAAAGAGTTTTCAATATTAAATAAGAAAAGGTGACAATAATGGATATGGAAAGAATTGAAAAGGCAGTACGGGAGATATTGCTTGCAGTCGGCGAAAACCCGGACCGTGAAGGCCTTATTGAAACGCCAGAACGGGTAGCCAAAATGTATGCGGAAGTATTTGACGGGTTAAATAGAAACCCGAGAATCCACA encodes:
- a CDS encoding bifunctional folylpolyglutamate synthase/dihydrofolate synthase; translation: MRYESLQAKLPLAPAGEMVLGLASMKQLMAHFNHPENQLPTIHIAGTNGKGSTAKMVATILQAAGYKVGLFTSPSLVDFNERIQINGQQITDDQLMAQVDRMTAALGPDEYYTEFEVFTGLAWLTFEANLVDFVVLEVGLGGRLDATNIINQPLVTAITKIALDHQKILGDTLAEIAGEKAGILKAGVPLVLYPQVDEAKRAITQQADRLQVPIHEVKPGDIEPLATDAHGLQSFKYKGRKYTLNLQAPYQVNNAALAIEIIQVLKAQGIVISDQAIEKGLATVTWPARFEMVASEPTIIIDGSHNMDGISSLKEAILTHYPASKVGKRVAIMGMLADKDVAHVVEVIAPIFQKIITVTPHSNRALAGDQLAAMIKATGTAVEVADSDQAALEIAEADLKEDDLLCIFGSFYFVGYLRAIIKNRL